TTATTGTTGAAAAACTTACTTGCCTTGGTCGTGCTGGCCTGTTTGATTGCTTTTCCTATTGCCGGTTATTTCATGCATCAATGGTTGGAAAATTTCCACTTCCGGACAGCTATAAGTTGGTGGATCTTTGCGGTGTCAGCAATAGGCATGTTAAGCTTTGCAGCAGTTGTTTTAGGGATAAAAGCTTTTCGGGCGGCATCGGCCAATCCGGTGGATTCGCTAAGGGATGAGTGATAATCATTTGTTTTTGCGTTGCCTGCATATGTAGATTCAGCTCGTACACAAGGCTTATAATTTAACAAAAATGATAAAGAACTATTTCAAAATCGCCTGGCGGAATATGCGCAAGCATAAAACACATACCATTATCAATATACTGGGCTTAGCCATTGCTTTCATCTGCAGTATCCTTTTACTGCTATCGGTATACCATGAATTTTCATTTGATAATTTTCATCAACATAAAGACCGTGTGTTTAAGCTTTATCAATTCGATAACTTATTAAAAGGTACAGACCTAAGCCCTGCCATGGGCTACCCGGTTGCCACTTATCTAGCCAAGGAGGATATCGGTATAGAAAAAGTTACACGCATAAAATCGGGAGGCCGCGAAATCCGCTATAAAGCGAAGTCGCTCGACGTGGGCACCACCTTGGTAGATCCGGATTTCTTCGACATCTTCTCTTTTAACATAACAGCCGGCCAAGGTCAATCGCCTTTAGGGAAGCTAGAAGATGTTGTAATCAATCAACAAACTGCCAATAGCTTGTTTGCTAAGGAAAACCCGATCGGTAAGGCCGTCGAAATTAAAATAGCGGGCGAATGGAAACGCCTCATTGTATCGGCTGTTATGGCGGATGCACCAACAAATTCCACTTTTAAATTTTCGGCTTTAGCGCGAACGGAGATAGACCCAAATTGGGTCAGAACCAAAGCAGAATGGTATGAGCGACATCACAATATTTATGTACGGCTCGCTCCTCATGTAAGCCAAGTACAGGTAGAAAAACAGTTAAGACTATTTTTCCAAAAGCACGTACATCCTGATGCTGAATCTTTAAAAAGAGACGGCTATCTAGCGGATGCCAATGGCGATTATTTGGGTATGCGATTACTTTCACTTAAAGATTTACATTTTAACAGTGAGCTGGGATCTGGTGACACGGTTAGCAAAACGTATTTGTTTATTCTCTTCCTCGTTAGTGTCATTATTTTGTTTATCGCATGCTTCAACTATATCAACATACAGATCAGTTTATCCTTTACGCGTAATAAAGAATTAGGCGTTAGGAAATGTTTAGGCGCTGCTTCACATCAAGTATGGGGACAGTTGTTTTCGGAAAATTTTCTACAAATTTTCATTGCGCTGTGTTTAGGCTTGATAGGTACGTTCACTTTAATCAAAATACTGGTACTTCACAACCTTCTGCAGTTGGATAGTCAATCACTTTACCATCCGCAGACGCTCATTAGCTTATTCGCTATCCTAATCTTCATTTCGCTCGCGTCCTCCAGTTATCCCTTTTTCGTTTTAAATAAGCTAAAAACCACCGAAATATTTAAAGGGAAATTCAGCCTCATCAAATCTGGAATCGGTAGAAATACGCTCATCACTTTACAATTTATTACCGCAATTATCCTGATCTGCTCAACACTTGTCTGTTATCTGCAGTTTCAGCATTTGCGAACAGCCCAATTGGGATATAACACCGCTTCGATCATCAGCATTCCCATAAAAGATGCAGTGAATGGCCGGTCTATCAGTGCCAAACTACGCACTCGCTTGACTTCTAATCCGGCTGTCATAAGCGTATCGGGAGGCGATGTGAACCTCGGAATCGGAGAAGATGGAGGTACTTCCAGGTCGCAGGTTGGTTTTAAACACGAAGGCAGAAATATACAGACCTCTTTTATTTCGGCCGACTATGATTTTCTAAAAACGCTTTCTATTACACCCTTGGAAGGTCGGGATTTTTCAACCGCTTTTGTTTCGGATAGTACATATGCAGTCGTTATTACCCAAAGCATGGCGAAACAACTGGGCAAACCACCTCTACTTGGGCGCCTTATTAACACGGATTCAACAGGCCGTTATGGCTGGCAAATCATCGGCATCATTCCCGATTTTCACCTCTACTCGATGCACGAAGAGACCAAACCGCTTACCATTGTACTGGAACAGGACACCCCTATTGATTATATTTTTGTGAAGGTAAATACGCAAAATCCGCAGGTGACTATGGAGCAGATAAAAAGGACATATACAAGCTTGGAGCCTGATGCGGAATTTAAAGGAACCTATGTAGATGAAAATGTCGAGCGTTGGTATAAAAATGAAAAACGTTTAGCCACACTTTTTTCTGTAGCTGCCGGAATTGCCATTTTGCTATCTTGCATGGGGTTATTTGGTTTAGCACTCACTATCATCAATCAGCAAGTAAAAGAGATCGGCATCCGGAAAGTGTTAGGCGCGTCCATTGCCCAAATTGCAAATAAAGTCATTCAGGAATTTCTTAAACCAGTTTTTGTTGCTTTTCTAATTGCAGGCCCAATTGCCTGGTGGATCATGAATAGCTGGTTGGAAGATTTTATATATCGGATCACTATACCCCTTTGGATTTTTCCTTTATCGGGCTTAATTGCGCTGTTAATAGCCTTGCTGACAGTGGGCATTCAATCATTGAAAGCGGCGAGGGCCAACCCAGTAGATAGCTTGAGGAGTGAATGATGAATGCGGATAGCTTAAACACCAATGAAAAACAAACACAATGTTTAAAAATTATCTTAAAATCGCTTGGCGGAATCTCTTAAAGCAAAAAAAATCATCTGCGATCAATATTATCGGTCTAGCCCTGGGTATGGCGGTTTTTATACTTATCGCTTTATGGGTTTGGGATGAACTGACATTTAACCGATTTCATGAAAATGATGATCGTGTTGGCCAGATTGTGCAAAATCAAACATGGAACGGACAAACAGGCACGTCATTAGCACAACCTGTCCCACTGGGAAATGAATTGCGTACCACCTACGGAGAATACTTCAAGTATGTTGCGATGGCATCTTGGATGATTCCACAGGTTTTGTCCTATGATGACAAACATCTTTATCAAAACGGCGTCTTCACTGAAAAAGACGGCCCTCATATCCTGTCCTTAAAAATGCTTCGCGGCAACCGAAATGCGTTACAAGATCCGAAAAGCATAATGCTCTCTGAATCCACGGCAAAAGCTTTTTTCGGCGACACCGATCCGATCGACAAACCAATGAAGATCAAGAAGTCACTCGATGTTAAGGTTGCTGCCGTTTATGAAGATTTACCTTACAACACGTCATTCAGGGAACTTGACTTTATCGCCCCTTGGGAGTTATACCTCATCTCAGAACCTTGGATCAAGCAGGTGGAGACCGCTTGGGATGATAACTCCTTCCAAACATTTGTGCAAATAAGTGACCATACCAATTTTGAAACCGTTAACAAGGCCATCGTAAATGCAAAATTTAATCGCGTCTCAGCAGCTGATAAACGGTTTAAGGCACAGATCATCGTACACCCAATGCAGGACTGGCACCTATGGAACGACTGGAAAGACGGCAAGGTAGTGGGCGGCTTAATTTCATATGTTAAACTTTTTGCGCTGATCGGCTTTTTTGTCTTGTTGCTTGCCTGCATCAACTTCATGAACTTGAGTACTGCCCGATCTGAAAAAAGAGCGAAGGAGGTGGGCGTAAGAAAAACGGTAGGTTCGTCCAAAAAGAGCCTCGTTTATCAATTTCTAACGGAGTCGATACTCGTTTCCGTTATCGGCTTCGGCTTCTCCATACTGTTGGTCGTCCTATCACTTCCTTGGTTTAACGAAATTTCAAATAAACAAATCGTATTTCCTTGGAATTCCTTGATGTTCTGGGCTATAGCCACTCTCATCACCGGAACCACCGGCATTGTTGCCGGTAGTTATCCTGCTTTCTATCTTTCCTCATTCAAGCCTTTAAAAGTGTTAAAGGGTACATTCAAAGTTGGAAGGCTGTCAACCCTACCCCGAAAAATACTGGTAACCGTACAGTTTTCAATCTCCATTGCACTTATCATCGGAACCATTATTGTTTACAAACAAATACACTATACTAAAGATCGACCCATTGGATACGATCGCGGCGGTTTGGTAACGATCAGAATGGCCACGGCGGATTTCTACGGAAAATATGACGTTTTAAGAGAAAAACTCAAGAATTTACGCGCGATCGAAGAATTGTCTGAATCGTCCAGCCCATTAACAAGCGTCCAATCCAACCGTAGTGGCTTTGAGTGGGACGGAAAAGACCCCGATCTCGCCACTGATTTTGCTACCATCTGGGTGACTCATGAATTTGGGAAAACCGTGAATTGGGAAGTAAAAAAAGGTAGGGATTTTTCGAGAGACTTTGCTACAGACACCAATGCCATGATCATCAACCAAGCTGCTGTCAAGTACATGAATATAGATGAACCTGTTGGCAAAACAGTTCATTTCAACGACAAGCAATACCAGATTGTCGGCGTCATACAGGACGTTATCATGGATTCGCCCTACGAGGCAGCGAAACAAACGGTTTACTGCATTGATTACGAAAATGTCAATTGGATCAACCTAAAACTAAATCCGGAAAGAGGCACGCATGCCAGCATGCAGGATATCGAATCGGTTTTCAAATCAGTGATTCCTGACGCACCTTTCGAGTATAAATTTGTTGACGACGAGTATGAGGCGAAGTTCAGAGAGGAAGTTCGTATCGGAAAGCTCGCCTCTGTGTTCTCTGGTTTAGCCATCGTCATCAGTTGCCTAGGTGTATTTGGCTTAGCTTCCTTTGTTGCAGAAAAACGTGCTAAAGAGATCGGCATCCGAAAAATAATTGGCGCTAGCTTATATCAACTCTGGGGTTTACTCTCCAAAGAGTTTGTCTTTTTGGTGATTCTTTCCTGCTTCATTGCCATGCCTATCGCCTATTACATACTGCATGACTGGCTTCAGAAATACAGCTACCGCGCATCAATACCTTGGTGGGTTTTCGCTGTTTCCGCCATCGGAAGCCTGCTGTTGACGATCATTATTGTAAGTTTCCAAACGATGAAAGCCGCGAGAGCCAATCCGGTGGATTCGCTCAGGGACGAGTAAATTATGCCTGTCCGCAATTGAACGGTTGGTGTCCGATTCCGAACACTGTCATTGGAAGCAAAAACATAACAAACAGTTAATCAGCGCTATAAGTTTCTGGCGCATTTGCTGTTAAGCGTCATACGTGACATAGTCAAGAATAAATACCTATCTTAATGAAACAGTTTTACATCACCTTACGTCACCTATGGCGGAACCGATTATTTACCGGACTAAACATTTTAGGTTTAGCCATCGGTATTAGCGCCTCGTGGATTATTTACCAGATGGTTAGCTTTGAATTTAGCTATGATCAACACCAACCTGATCGTGATCGGATATTCCAGTTCTATGCGCATATGAAGAGGGGTGACGGTGAAAGTCGGGAGGAGATCTTCATTCCCAAAGCCATTCTTCCCCATGTGCTGCATGACATTAGCGGCATCGAAAAAACCGCTCCTTTATATTACCGGAATTATTCCAGTGCTAAAACAAGTGATGGCCGTACGTTAGACCAACTCGACGAGCAGGTGGCGACCCTACCGGACTATTTTGAGATGATCGGCTATCAATGGTTGGCGGGAAACCCACGGCAAGCCATCGCTTCCGATAAGGTGGTGTTAACAGCTAAACGGGCGCAACGTTACTTCCCCGGAAAAAGTCCGGAGACCATGATCGGGCAGACCATTACCTATAATGACACCGTGCAGAAAACCGTCAGTGGCATTTTAGTCGATCTGGATTACTTGAACAGTTTTCCCCCACAGGAATTTTTTGCGCTCAACCAGGAAGAGCTAACAAATACGAACTGGCAACACGTTTCATCCGAAGAATTGCTATATGTCAAATTGGAAAAGGGCGTGAGCACCAAGACCGTCCTCGATCAATTGAATCGAATCAATAGCGCCGTTAATCGGGAGATTTTTCAACAGTATAATTTTACTTCCAGTTTTAAACTGCTCCCCTTGGCCGATAAACATTTTGCTACGCATTTGAGTCTCCGTGCCCGAACAGCCAGCAAGCCGATATTATTTGGCTTATTGGGCATTGCGGCTTTCCTTTTGGTCTTGGCCTGCATTAACTATATTAACCTCACTACCGCGCAATTGCCCCAACGCGCCAAAGAAATCGGTATTCGTAAAACCTTAGGTGGAAAAGCTTCAGCTCTTATTTGGGCTTACCTGAAAGAAACCCTCGTCCTCTGTATCTTAGCTGTTATTTTATCCTTTCTGATCACGGCAGTTGCCCTACGTGTCTTTGCCGAATACCTACCCGAAGGCATGAACGATTTCAACAATTATATGGAGATGCTACTCTTTACGGTATTGTTGATTAGCGGAATCACCCTAATAGCAGGGCTTTATCCGAGTTGGCTGGCCACGCGTGTACAGACCGTACGCGTATTGAAAGGCCAAGTAAGCCAATCGGTCGGTGCTTACCAACTGAATTTGCGCAAGGGACTTATTATCTTTCAGTTTGTAATCGCACAAGTGTTCGTGGTATGCGCCATCATCATTGGTCAGCAACTAAGATATACGTTAGATAAAGATTTAGGCTTTCAGCATGAAGCGATTGTGACGGTGGATATTCCCTACAAAGTACAAACAGACAGCAGCTATCAGGGGAAACAATTTGTTTTAAAACGTATGCTTGAACAGCATCCTGAAATTGACGGTGTAGCATTGGGCGACATCCCGATGAGCAATTGGATGAACGGATGGATGATGGATTATCGTAGCGATACGGGCACCGTGGAGAAGCAGCTCTTATTCAAAAATATTGATGCCAACTATCTGAAGGTGTATCAAATTCCGTTGCTCGCCGGTCGGAATATACTGGAAACAGACACCATTCGGGAGCTATTGATTAATGAGACGGCACTGAAAAATTTTGGTTTTAGCAGGCCAGAGGATGCTATTGGACAAACCCTTTATCAAAATGACAATCCACGCATCATCGTAGGTGTATTCAAAGATTTTCATCAATTTAGTTTAAGAAATGAGATTCCAGCGCTCGGTTTTACCGCTGTTAAGCCCGAGCTGGAATCATTTAACGTCAAGCTGGCCAGTAAAAGACTTTCATCTTGGGCAAGCACCATTGCCCTTGTGGAAAAGGAATGGAAACGCGTGTATCCAGGCGTTGATTTTCAATATCAGTTTTACGATGAGACTATTCGCGATCTTTACCAACAGGAACGCCGTACTGCCAAATTGGTAACGACCGCCACAATGATCACCTTATTGATCAGTTGCCTAGGCCTATACGGCTTAGCTACCTTAACGGCTTTCCAACGAACGAAGGAAATAGGTATCCGAAAAGTATTGGGCGCTACGATAAGCAGTGTTATTGCGCTATTATCAAAGGATTTTGTTAAGCTAGTGCTGTTAGCATTGCTTATAGCCGCACCGATTGCCTGGTGGGCGATGAACAAATGGTTGGAAAATTTCGCCTATAAAATTGAAATCCAGTGGTGGATGTTTACGTTGGCCGGCTTTGGGGCCGTTATGATTGCCTTACTAACTGTTGGCTTCCAAGCAGTCAAAGCGGCCATTGCAAATCCAGTGGATTCGTTGCGGGATGAGTAAAATTAATAGAGGATCTTTGACCAGAAATTAATAGCCATGTTAGTAACCCACTTCAAAACAGCTCTTCGCTCCTTGCAAAAAAATCGACTGTTCAGTTTCATTAACATAATGGGGCTTACCGTAGGATTATGCGCTTGCCTGCTCGTTTCCACTGTAGCACTGGACGACCTGTCATACGACGATTTTTGGAAACGAAGTGACGACCTCTATCGTGTTTTTTCTTCCAATAAAATGGGTGATGACCTCTATGTAGAAGAAGCCTACACACCCATAGGTTTAGGAACCGAACTCAAAGAACGTTTTCCAGAAGTAGAAAACTTTTCAAAAGTTCACACATCCGAATTACAGCTCAAACCAAGTGACAATGCGTCTAATGGTATAAAGACTAGTATAATCGCCTTGGATTCCAATGCTGTAAGGATGTTTGATTTCGATCGCTTATCCGGACAATTGGATCGCTATGTACCCGGTCAACAAAATCTATTGATCACGGAAAGTTTTGCTAAACGGTTCTTTAAAGAAGAAGACCCCATTGGCAAAGTCATCTACGACGTACCAACTTGGCAGGACCAACCAACACCCTATCTGGTTACCGCTGTTATCCGAGATCTTCCCCAAAATACACACTTAAGAGCCGATGCCATTGTGCTTATGGAGCCTAGGGTAGAAAGAATTGAAAAGAACCGAGGGACTAGCAACTCACAGGTTTATTACCTCCTGAAACCCGGCGCAAATCGTCAGCAATTCGAAGCAAAAGTAAACAATTGGTACGCTAAACACCTCGACCTCGAAGAAGGCAAGGTCATATTTTCCTTCCAGCCCATGCGCGATATCTATTTGCATTCGGCTTTTAATAACCATCAGGAAATCAAATCGAGTATTCGGTCTGTATATATTTTCGGCAGTGTTGGTATTTTTCTCTTGCTGATTGCCTGCATCAATTTTATCAATATGAGCACCGCTCGCGCGACGCAACGCCTTAAGGAAAGCGGCATTCGAAAAATTCTTGGCGCGGAAAGAAGGCAGCTCATGGGACAGTTTTTAACAGAATCCTTACTCTTTTTTTCACTTTCTACACTACTTGCACTGCTCCTTTACGCGCTGTCCTTACCTATACTGGAACGGTTTTTAGATCATGGACTCACCAAAACCGTTTTCGCCAATTGGCCCTTCTTCCTTAGTACCTTGCTTTTTATCTTCTTGTTGAGCCTGCTCACGGGGGCCTACCCTGCGATACTCCTATCCGGATTCAAGCCATCGAACAGTCTACGGGGTCGTTTTGTCAATTCCTCCTTAACATCGTCGGCCGCATTTCGAAGAATATTAGTCGTCACCCAGTTTTCCATAGCTATCATCACTTTGGTAGCCTTATTAGCTGTTCAATCGCAACTGCGTTTTATCAATCAAAAAGATCTCGGTTTTAACAAGGAGGGTTTATTGTACATTGATATGGTTTCCTGGGAAGGAAAGGGAGAGACCATTAAGGAAAAATTAAAACAATTACCGGGTGTATTACAAGCTAGTATTACAAGCTGGGTACCTCAAAGCGGAATGACTTCCGGAAATATGAGCTTCGAGCATCCTGTAAAAAAAGGGCAACAAACACAGGTCAACTTTATTTTTGGAGATCTCGACTTTGGACAAACCATCGGATTAAAGCTAAAAAGCGGCCGTATGTTCGACCGGAATTTTGGAACTGATTTGCAAAACACCTTACAAAGGGAGTCGGATTCTACAAAAAAAGAAGATCGTGCGAAGTTACGGCCAATAATGATATCCGAATCTACTGCCAAAGAGTACGGTATTGATGAGGCCGGTGGTCGTATTACTTCAACAGATTATCATGTTGTTGGAATTATTCAAGACTTTCATTACGAATCGTTACATCACAGCCTTACTCCTGCCATTATCGAAGCTGGAGGAGCTGCTGGTTTCGGTGGAATGTTCATTCGGATAAACTCAGGCCAAGAACAACAGGTATCGATCGCTTTACACAAAATATGGAGGTCTATTTATCAGGATAAATTACTGAACACCAACTGGATGAGTGATATTCTTGAGAAACAATATGCTAAAGAGCAAAAGCAACAGACCTTATTTACTTTCTTTAGTGCCCTGATGTTATTCATTTCTTCCTTAGGCGTTTTCGGACTGGTATTGCATGCAGCAGAACAACGTGTGAAAGAAATCGGCATACGCAAAGTGTTGGGAGCGAGCGTTAGTAGCATTATCAACCTGCTATCTAAAGATTTTGTGAAGCTGGTGCTATTGGCTATTGTCCTTGCATCACCGATTGCTTGGTGGGCAATGAATAAATGGCTGGAAGATTTCGCGTATCGCATTGATTTGCAATGGTGGATGTTTATTACAGCAGGGGGAGCTGCGCTGTTTATCGCCTTAACTACGATAAGTGGGCAAGCCTTCAAAGCCGCTACAGCAAATCCTGTCGATAGTTTATGGGATGAATAAGCTTAATTGAGCTGAAGGTATTCAATTACTTTGCTGCCTAGCGAAAAACATGAGTGACATTTAAGTTCTGTTGAGAGATGTAAGCTTTGATTCTGTGCTTTATAAAAAATTTTGTGTTTTCGTCATAACGAAGGAGATCATTTTTTATGCGCGACACCTCCATACGGGAAAAACTTTACGATTATATCCGCTTTGCGGATGATAAAAAGATAAAGGCCATTTATGCGATTGCTGAAGCTTGTAAAATACGGTTATAACTTAACATTAGCTATTCAACGATTTAATATCATCCAACAAGTCAGCTAAACGCAATTGAATGGTTTCCCAAACAATCTCATTATTAATACCGAAGTAATCGTGAATAATAAAATTGCGAAAATCCTTTAATATACGCCATTCAATTTGGGGGTTATTTACTTTGAAATCTATTGATACCCGAGATGCTGCTTCACCAATTATTTCAAAATTACGCTCAACCGCATGTCTTGTCTTGGAGTCGGCTTCAAAGTCTTCAAACGTATAGCCATTGGTATATTCTAGAATTGCCTCAATTGCTTGCTCGATGTCAAGCAGTAATAATGTCAAATCCCGTTCAGACATGCACCAAATTCTTTTCTACATAGAATAGGTAAGCTGGCTTAATCCCTTTTCGGGATACTACATCCACTTTTTGGTTGAAAAGATCCTCCAATTCATGGGCGAGGCGGATGTATTGAAATCCATCAATGCGAGAATTAAAATCAACTAAAATATCGATGTCGCTTTGGTCATTCTGCTCTCCCCGAGCATATGAACCAAAAAGGCCAAGCTCAGAAAGGCTGTACTTCTTTTCCAATTCTTGCTTTTTGGCCTTAAGCATGGTCAATATCTGCGCTTTATCATACATTGATATCAAAAATAATAAATGTCTGCCATTATCACAAGTCCCGATTTCCTACGTGTACATCCAATACTTATTTTGTGGTATCGACGGAAAAAATATCTGACAGAATTTCCACTTTCTTAGTCAAGCGCAAAGCTCTTTCAGTTATATATTATGAATCCCTGCTATTTCAATTTTGCTTGAATCGGATTCTGCAAATTTCTGCCATAAGTCGAGCAACTTCTTCCAAGCTTCCACCAATTCTTTAAATTGACTTATAAATCTACCAAATTCTACTTTGGGTCTGTCACTTACGCCACAAATATCATGAGTTCCCGCAACCATCAACTTCCGCAACTTCTCCTTCCAGCTCGTAAGTTTTAATGCACGATAAGTACTTCTTAAATCACCAAACAAGAAGGCCAGCTGCTTGTCCTCGGTATCGAGGTCTGTAAATTTATAATGAAAATCTGTATTCATTACTCAAAACAATTTATTTTGGTTACACATTAGGTTCGGGCTCTTTCGTGTTATCTTCCACCTTCTCCGCCTTATTCTTTAACTCCTCCAATACCTCCTCACACAGCCCGTCAAAAAAACGAAGTAAATCTT
This Olivibacter sp. SDN3 DNA region includes the following protein-coding sequences:
- a CDS encoding ABC transporter permease is translated as MIKNYFKIAWRNMRKHKTHTIINILGLAIAFICSILLLLSVYHEFSFDNFHQHKDRVFKLYQFDNLLKGTDLSPAMGYPVATYLAKEDIGIEKVTRIKSGGREIRYKAKSLDVGTTLVDPDFFDIFSFNITAGQGQSPLGKLEDVVINQQTANSLFAKENPIGKAVEIKIAGEWKRLIVSAVMADAPTNSTFKFSALARTEIDPNWVRTKAEWYERHHNIYVRLAPHVSQVQVEKQLRLFFQKHVHPDAESLKRDGYLADANGDYLGMRLLSLKDLHFNSELGSGDTVSKTYLFILFLVSVIILFIACFNYINIQISLSFTRNKELGVRKCLGAASHQVWGQLFSENFLQIFIALCLGLIGTFTLIKILVLHNLLQLDSQSLYHPQTLISLFAILIFISLASSSYPFFVLNKLKTTEIFKGKFSLIKSGIGRNTLITLQFITAIILICSTLVCYLQFQHLRTAQLGYNTASIISIPIKDAVNGRSISAKLRTRLTSNPAVISVSGGDVNLGIGEDGGTSRSQVGFKHEGRNIQTSFISADYDFLKTLSITPLEGRDFSTAFVSDSTYAVVITQSMAKQLGKPPLLGRLINTDSTGRYGWQIIGIIPDFHLYSMHEETKPLTIVLEQDTPIDYIFVKVNTQNPQVTMEQIKRTYTSLEPDAEFKGTYVDENVERWYKNEKRLATLFSVAAGIAILLSCMGLFGLALTIINQQVKEIGIRKVLGASIAQIANKVIQEFLKPVFVAFLIAGPIAWWIMNSWLEDFIYRITIPLWIFPLSGLIALLIALLTVGIQSLKAARANPVDSLRSE
- a CDS encoding ABC transporter permease; the protein is MFKNYLKIAWRNLLKQKKSSAINIIGLALGMAVFILIALWVWDELTFNRFHENDDRVGQIVQNQTWNGQTGTSLAQPVPLGNELRTTYGEYFKYVAMASWMIPQVLSYDDKHLYQNGVFTEKDGPHILSLKMLRGNRNALQDPKSIMLSESTAKAFFGDTDPIDKPMKIKKSLDVKVAAVYEDLPYNTSFRELDFIAPWELYLISEPWIKQVETAWDDNSFQTFVQISDHTNFETVNKAIVNAKFNRVSAADKRFKAQIIVHPMQDWHLWNDWKDGKVVGGLISYVKLFALIGFFVLLLACINFMNLSTARSEKRAKEVGVRKTVGSSKKSLVYQFLTESILVSVIGFGFSILLVVLSLPWFNEISNKQIVFPWNSLMFWAIATLITGTTGIVAGSYPAFYLSSFKPLKVLKGTFKVGRLSTLPRKILVTVQFSISIALIIGTIIVYKQIHYTKDRPIGYDRGGLVTIRMATADFYGKYDVLREKLKNLRAIEELSESSSPLTSVQSNRSGFEWDGKDPDLATDFATIWVTHEFGKTVNWEVKKGRDFSRDFATDTNAMIINQAAVKYMNIDEPVGKTVHFNDKQYQIVGVIQDVIMDSPYEAAKQTVYCIDYENVNWINLKLNPERGTHASMQDIESVFKSVIPDAPFEYKFVDDEYEAKFREEVRIGKLASVFSGLAIVISCLGVFGLASFVAEKRAKEIGIRKIIGASLYQLWGLLSKEFVFLVILSCFIAMPIAYYILHDWLQKYSYRASIPWWVFAVSAIGSLLLTIIIVSFQTMKAARANPVDSLRDE
- a CDS encoding FtsX-like permease family protein produces the protein MKQFYITLRHLWRNRLFTGLNILGLAIGISASWIIYQMVSFEFSYDQHQPDRDRIFQFYAHMKRGDGESREEIFIPKAILPHVLHDISGIEKTAPLYYRNYSSAKTSDGRTLDQLDEQVATLPDYFEMIGYQWLAGNPRQAIASDKVVLTAKRAQRYFPGKSPETMIGQTITYNDTVQKTVSGILVDLDYLNSFPPQEFFALNQEELTNTNWQHVSSEELLYVKLEKGVSTKTVLDQLNRINSAVNREIFQQYNFTSSFKLLPLADKHFATHLSLRARTASKPILFGLLGIAAFLLVLACINYINLTTAQLPQRAKEIGIRKTLGGKASALIWAYLKETLVLCILAVILSFLITAVALRVFAEYLPEGMNDFNNYMEMLLFTVLLISGITLIAGLYPSWLATRVQTVRVLKGQVSQSVGAYQLNLRKGLIIFQFVIAQVFVVCAIIIGQQLRYTLDKDLGFQHEAIVTVDIPYKVQTDSSYQGKQFVLKRMLEQHPEIDGVALGDIPMSNWMNGWMMDYRSDTGTVEKQLLFKNIDANYLKVYQIPLLAGRNILETDTIRELLINETALKNFGFSRPEDAIGQTLYQNDNPRIIVGVFKDFHQFSLRNEIPALGFTAVKPELESFNVKLASKRLSSWASTIALVEKEWKRVYPGVDFQYQFYDETIRDLYQQERRTAKLVTTATMITLLISCLGLYGLATLTAFQRTKEIGIRKVLGATISSVIALLSKDFVKLVLLALLIAAPIAWWAMNKWLENFAYKIEIQWWMFTLAGFGAVMIALLTVGFQAVKAAIANPVDSLRDE
- a CDS encoding FtsX-like permease family protein; translated protein: MLVTHFKTALRSLQKNRLFSFINIMGLTVGLCACLLVSTVALDDLSYDDFWKRSDDLYRVFSSNKMGDDLYVEEAYTPIGLGTELKERFPEVENFSKVHTSELQLKPSDNASNGIKTSIIALDSNAVRMFDFDRLSGQLDRYVPGQQNLLITESFAKRFFKEEDPIGKVIYDVPTWQDQPTPYLVTAVIRDLPQNTHLRADAIVLMEPRVERIEKNRGTSNSQVYYLLKPGANRQQFEAKVNNWYAKHLDLEEGKVIFSFQPMRDIYLHSAFNNHQEIKSSIRSVYIFGSVGIFLLLIACINFINMSTARATQRLKESGIRKILGAERRQLMGQFLTESLLFFSLSTLLALLLYALSLPILERFLDHGLTKTVFANWPFFLSTLLFIFLLSLLTGAYPAILLSGFKPSNSLRGRFVNSSLTSSAAFRRILVVTQFSIAIITLVALLAVQSQLRFINQKDLGFNKEGLLYIDMVSWEGKGETIKEKLKQLPGVLQASITSWVPQSGMTSGNMSFEHPVKKGQQTQVNFIFGDLDFGQTIGLKLKSGRMFDRNFGTDLQNTLQRESDSTKKEDRAKLRPIMISESTAKEYGIDEAGGRITSTDYHVVGIIQDFHYESLHHSLTPAIIEAGGAAGFGGMFIRINSGQEQQVSIALHKIWRSIYQDKLLNTNWMSDILEKQYAKEQKQQTLFTFFSALMLFISSLGVFGLVLHAAEQRVKEIGIRKVLGASVSSIINLLSKDFVKLVLLAIVLASPIAWWAMNKWLEDFAYRIDLQWWMFITAGGAALFIALTTISGQAFKAATANPVDSLWDE
- a CDS encoding DUF86 domain-containing protein, with protein sequence MSERDLTLLLLDIEQAIEAILEYTNGYTFEDFEADSKTRHAVERNFEIIGEAASRVSIDFKVNNPQIEWRILKDFRNFIIHDYFGINNEIVWETIQLRLADLLDDIKSLNS
- a CDS encoding nucleotidyltransferase family protein encodes the protein MYDKAQILTMLKAKKQELEKKYSLSELGLFGSYARGEQNDQSDIDILVDFNSRIDGFQYIRLAHELEDLFNQKVDVVSRKGIKPAYLFYVEKNLVHV